Proteins encoded together in one Caldicellulosiruptor saccharolyticus DSM 8903 window:
- the cas7i gene encoding type I-B CRISPR-associated protein Cas7/Cst2/DevR, whose amino-acid sequence MYFNEKSYIRHVTVTAIFEAWALNRDEKIGGNILSIKKLKRDLETVSYIGKPGIRHYLFETLKKGFGWKETFVTVTKQQDETKVIQFDVTKDDILSSPELDAFGYMYTIKGQASITRKAPLGITKAIGLNLYYGDMSFYANHDLVNRGIKQGIDDMSPNPYSKEEHISFYRLSFTIDADVLGKDEWIVENEPKVEDGIIKIILSEDKTKQVSYIEQLDERVYRVEKGIIRYDKIELVGKRPKYKIVFEINKEEKLTRIKQILEAIKDGLYAQSSGEANTLVPLFLIAGYVKVPSPVFHPYIEIEPVSGVKKCRVIGVNGCLKNSWIVDKVFLMDCERMQVERKEELIFNKNNLGKFEVTENWDEFLKVLDDEYTTSSPSIGE is encoded by the coding sequence ATGTATTTTAATGAAAAAAGTTACATAAGGCATGTAACTGTAACAGCTATTTTTGAAGCTTGGGCTTTGAACAGAGACGAAAAAATTGGTGGTAATATATTATCCATTAAGAAATTAAAAAGAGATTTAGAAACAGTAAGTTATATAGGCAAACCTGGAATAAGACATTATCTCTTTGAAACATTAAAAAAAGGATTTGGATGGAAAGAGACTTTTGTAACTGTAACTAAACAACAGGATGAAACAAAAGTTATCCAATTTGATGTAACAAAGGATGATATTTTGTCAAGTCCAGAGCTTGACGCATTTGGATATATGTATACTATAAAAGGACAAGCCTCAATTACTCGAAAAGCACCCTTGGGAATAACAAAAGCTATAGGATTAAATTTATATTATGGAGATATGTCTTTTTATGCAAACCATGATCTTGTTAATAGAGGAATTAAACAAGGTATTGATGATATGTCACCTAATCCATATAGCAAAGAAGAACATATATCTTTTTATAGATTGAGTTTTACTATAGATGCAGATGTATTGGGTAAGGATGAATGGATTGTTGAAAATGAGCCAAAAGTTGAAGATGGAATTATAAAGATTATACTTTCAGAAGATAAAACAAAGCAAGTATCATATATTGAACAACTTGATGAAAGAGTATATAGGGTTGAGAAAGGTATTATTAGATATGACAAAATAGAATTAGTTGGTAAAAGGCCAAAATATAAAATAGTTTTTGAAATCAATAAAGAAGAAAAACTAACCCGTATCAAACAAATCCTTGAAGCTATTAAAGATGGACTTTATGCTCAGTCAAGTGGAGAAGCAAATACTTTAGTGCCACTATTTTTGATTGCAGGTTATGTAAAAGTTCCTTCGCCAGTATTTCACCCATATATTGAGATAGAACCAGTTTCAGGTGTAAAAAAATGCAGAGTTATAGGTGTTAATGGTTGTTTAAAAAATAGCTGGATAGTAGACAAAGTATTTTTGATGGATTGTGAAAGAATGCAGGTAGAAAGAAAGGAAGAATTGATTTTCAATAAAAACAATTTGGGCAAGTTTGAGGTAACCGAAAATTGGGATGAGTTTTTAAAAGTCTTGGATGATGAATATACCACAAGTAGTCCATCCATAGGCGAATAA
- the cas2 gene encoding CRISPR-associated endonuclease Cas2 produces the protein MFVIVTYDVNEKRVNKVRKILKKYLTWVQNSVFEGEITYGKLEKCKRELFSVIEKDEDSVYFYEMEYKIVCSKKILGQEKNYDSVIL, from the coding sequence ATATTTGTAATAGTTACATACGACGTTAATGAAAAACGTGTGAATAAAGTTCGAAAAATTTTGAAAAAGTACCTCACTTGGGTACAAAACTCTGTATTTGAGGGTGAAATAACATATGGCAAGCTTGAAAAATGCAAACGGGAACTTTTTTCTGTGATAGAAAAGGATGAGGATTCAGTGTATTTTTACGAGATGGAGTATAAAATTGTATGCAGCAAGAAGATACTTGGACAGGAGAAGAACTATGATTCTGTGATACTGTAA
- the cas4 gene encoding CRISPR-associated protein Cas4 — protein MENYQEFNDLKFQGIKINYLYVCKRKLWLFSKNITFENRSDKVLLGKVLHEHSYPKENKKEVLIDNLIMIDILSDGSIREVKYSSKMKEADIMQVMYYLYYLKQRGIQKQGIINYPKEKRKEVLRLTPEYEEKVKHALKEIEEITTRSIPPPVTKQKICKSCAYFEFCWG, from the coding sequence ATGGAAAATTATCAAGAGTTCAATGATCTAAAATTTCAGGGCATTAAAATCAACTACCTTTATGTTTGCAAAAGAAAACTTTGGCTATTTAGCAAAAACATAACTTTTGAAAATAGGTCTGACAAAGTGCTTCTGGGCAAAGTCTTACATGAGCATTCATATCCAAAAGAAAACAAAAAAGAAGTCCTGATTGACAACCTTATCATGATAGATATTTTATCAGACGGCAGTATCAGAGAAGTAAAATATAGTAGCAAAATGAAAGAAGCTGATATTATGCAGGTTATGTACTATCTTTACTATCTAAAGCAAAGAGGAATTCAAAAACAAGGAATAATCAATTATCCAAAGGAAAAAAGGAAAGAGGTGCTGAGGCTGACCCCTGAGTATGAAGAAAAGGTAAAGCACGCTTTAAAAGAAATAGAAGAAATTACAACAAGGTCTATTCCACCGCCGGTTACAAAGCAAAAGATATGCAAATCCTGTGCGTACTTTGAGTTTTGCTGGGGGTAA
- the cas5b gene encoding type I-B CRISPR-associated protein Cas5b, with the protein MKETKNSIYALKIKIYQPQAHFRIPFSYQRRHTYPIPPYSTVLGLIANILGIKNLPGQEEPCVKDNCNCLYHKLKQIKIGVCGNFETKVEEYFWLRNLKAESHIGRFGSITNRYVGGHIEHIGGQMPCIVDVLHNARILIYLYHCDKEFLEVIKSSFENPVNKTSVMHLGRAEDWIVIEDISYVNLIIDKINGNYKNFFWVPEKVFGFDGNFDFKKVNGLAYNMTSFYKIQNGVRNFRCIKAKLNNGDFGDIVAYFDTEDNIPVFLADFEEDKDE; encoded by the coding sequence ATGAAAGAAACTAAAAATTCTATTTATGCTTTAAAAATAAAGATATATCAGCCGCAAGCACACTTTAGAATACCATTTAGTTATCAAAGAAGGCATACTTACCCTATTCCACCTTATTCAACGGTATTAGGTTTGATAGCGAATATTCTTGGTATTAAAAATTTGCCAGGACAAGAGGAACCATGTGTAAAGGACAACTGTAACTGTTTGTATCACAAATTGAAACAAATTAAAATAGGAGTTTGTGGAAACTTTGAAACCAAAGTTGAAGAATACTTTTGGTTGAGAAACCTGAAGGCAGAAAGTCATATTGGAAGGTTTGGTTCAATAACAAATCGATATGTTGGTGGGCACATTGAACACATAGGTGGGCAGATGCCATGTATTGTCGATGTTTTGCATAATGCAAGAATTTTAATTTATTTGTATCATTGTGACAAAGAATTCTTGGAGGTTATAAAAAGTAGTTTTGAAAATCCTGTCAATAAAACTTCTGTTATGCATTTAGGCAGAGCTGAAGACTGGATAGTAATTGAAGATATAAGTTATGTTAATCTAATAATTGATAAAATTAATGGAAACTATAAAAATTTCTTCTGGGTTCCTGAAAAAGTTTTCGGATTTGATGGTAATTTTGACTTTAAAAAGGTTAATGGTTTGGCTTACAACATGACCTCTTTTTATAAAATTCAGAATGGAGTTAGAAACTTTAGGTGTATCAAAGCAAAACTAAATAATGGAGATTTTGGTGATATTGTTGCTTATTTTGATACAGAGGATAATATTCCTGTATTTTTAGCTGACTTTGAGGAGGATAAAGATGAGTGA
- a CDS encoding IS256-like element ISCsa2 family transposase: protein MEKNEIFETAKNMAIEQVLNMYCSKDDPTRPALKQLLENLLDCFMLSERTVYLAKNENDKGNGFYGRKLATPVGSLEISVPRTRSGNFRPSILPDRYKRVDSSYTDLLMSLVANGYSESSLVQTLKSMNLPYSEDEIEKIKNDLKNELQLFKQRELPESAFALIIDGYHCEIKDNSKVKQATCYVVLGIDLEGKKDIFGIYTFFGKENKADWMRVFDDLITRGLKKVLIVVSDDFPGIIDAVRLAYPLADHQLCFVHLQRNVRKHMAKDDASVFNKELDKLRTSSADFDEAISKFKLLCEQYSSKYPRFIKGICEKAEFYLAHMRYPEDLRKYIYTTNAVESVNSMIEKIRINSGGYFQSVEVLEINIYLQRENLRRGKWKNGVPILKKCSYNILQLYNIRYEMETQNS from the coding sequence ATGGAGAAAAATGAAATTTTTGAAACCGCTAAAAATATGGCTATCGAGCAAGTATTAAATATGTATTGCTCCAAAGATGATCCTACTCGCCCAGCTTTAAAACAGCTTTTGGAAAACTTGCTCGATTGCTTTATGTTATCAGAAAGAACTGTTTACCTTGCTAAAAACGAAAACGATAAAGGCAATGGTTTTTACGGCAGAAAACTTGCAACACCTGTTGGCAGCCTTGAAATTTCTGTTCCTCGCACACGCTCTGGTAACTTTCGACCTTCCATTCTCCCTGACCGCTACAAAAGGGTTGACAGCTCATACACTGACCTGCTCATGTCTTTAGTCGCCAATGGTTACTCAGAAAGTTCTCTTGTCCAAACTCTTAAAAGCATGAATCTGCCTTATTCTGAAGACGAAATCGAAAAAATCAAAAACGATCTTAAAAACGAGCTTCAACTTTTCAAACAAAGAGAACTTCCTGAAAGTGCTTTTGCTCTTATCATTGACGGTTACCATTGCGAAATTAAAGATAACTCAAAAGTTAAACAAGCTACTTGCTATGTCGTGCTTGGCATTGATTTAGAAGGCAAAAAAGATATCTTCGGTATCTACACTTTCTTCGGCAAAGAAAACAAAGCCGATTGGATGAGAGTCTTTGACGACTTAATTACAAGAGGTCTTAAAAAAGTCTTAATAGTTGTAAGCGATGATTTTCCAGGCATTATCGATGCTGTTAGACTCGCTTATCCCCTTGCCGACCATCAACTATGTTTTGTTCACCTTCAACGCAATGTCAGAAAACATATGGCAAAAGATGATGCTTCCGTTTTCAACAAAGAGCTTGATAAACTAAGAACTTCCTCTGCTGATTTTGACGAAGCTATTTCAAAGTTCAAACTTCTTTGTGAGCAATACTCCTCAAAATATCCTCGATTCATAAAAGGTATTTGCGAAAAAGCAGAGTTCTATCTTGCACATATGAGGTATCCTGAAGATTTAAGAAAGTACATTTATACTACTAATGCTGTAGAAAGCGTAAACAGTATGATTGAAAAGATAAGAATAAACTCCGGTGGTTATTTTCAATCTGTAGAAGTTTTAGAGATAAACATATATTTACAAAGAGAAAACTTGCGTCGGGGCAAGTGGAAAAACGGAGTACCTATTCTTAAAAAATGTAGTTACAATATATTACAGCTCTACAATATACGCTATGAAATGGAAACACAAAATTCTTGA
- a CDS encoding ISNCY-like element ISCsa7 family transposase yields the protein MTNFIKTQKQKFLKILMTIEKVIKALGLKIKSSRRGRPKKFKLSHIIACFVYKVKNKINSFRELEYKINEDEEFKKAIGIEKSPDHTYFSKWAKVIEEEYIEGIARILVREIDPQTKVCAIDSTPLRSSRGDKEAEVGVCVSLGFYNGYKLHVLATVESEVIPIVWWLTCANIHDSKVVELLYEAKIFGPEVILADAGYDCAKWFEVSDRLGMKFVAAVNKRNSKDFSNVKNILRIKNMEFLRSEEGQKLYKQRTKIERLFGKLKGEYNLEQVRLRGFRTYKKHVDWIMITYLIEVYIQKIENCKFSFKYTWNNL from the coding sequence ATGACTAATTTTATTAAAACACAAAAACAAAAATTTTTAAAGATACTTATGACAATTGAGAAAGTAATAAAAGCCTTGGGATTAAAGATAAAAAGTAGCAGGAGAGGAAGACCGAAGAAATTTAAGCTAAGCCATATAATAGCTTGTTTTGTTTACAAAGTCAAAAACAAGATAAACAGTTTCAGGGAATTAGAATACAAGATAAATGAAGATGAAGAATTTAAAAAGGCTATAGGGATAGAAAAGAGCCCCGATCATACATATTTTTCGAAATGGGCAAAAGTAATTGAAGAAGAATATATAGAAGGGATAGCAAGAATTTTAGTGAGAGAAATAGATCCGCAGACAAAAGTTTGTGCTATAGATTCTACACCTTTGAGAAGCTCGAGGGGTGACAAAGAGGCAGAAGTAGGAGTATGTGTTAGTTTAGGTTTTTACAATGGGTATAAATTACATGTGTTAGCAACAGTTGAAAGCGAGGTTATACCTATAGTATGGTGGTTGACATGTGCAAATATCCATGACAGTAAAGTAGTAGAACTTTTGTATGAAGCTAAGATATTTGGACCTGAAGTGATATTGGCAGATGCAGGTTATGATTGTGCGAAATGGTTTGAGGTGTCAGATAGACTTGGGATGAAGTTTGTAGCGGCGGTAAATAAGAGAAATAGTAAGGATTTCAGTAATGTAAAAAATATTTTGAGGATAAAAAATATGGAATTTTTAAGAAGCGAAGAAGGACAAAAGTTATATAAGCAGAGGACAAAAATAGAAAGATTATTTGGTAAGTTAAAAGGAGAATACAATTTAGAACAAGTAAGGTTAAGAGGTTTTAGAACATATAAGAAGCATGTAGACTGGATTATGATTACTTATTTGATAGAGGTCTATATTCAAAAAATTGAAAACTGTAAATTTTCTTTTAAATACACGTGGAATAATTTATAG
- the cas1b gene encoding type I-B CRISPR-associated endonuclease Cas1b: MQKTLYITSNGRLRRKDNTLYFETETEKRSIDIENIEQIHIFGEVDLNTKALNYISQYGIILHFYNYYGFYAGSFMPRKKNVSGDVVVRQALHYLDREKRIFLAYCFVESAVYHMMRNLRERKEAETFLNAIEDEWENGRFNISSISELMGLEGRVRNIYYSSFNQFLPEDFYMEKREKRPPTNPINALISFGNSLIYSTVLTEIYHTQLDPSISFLHEPSEKRFSLSLDISEIFKPLVVDSVIFKLLNNRQITLEHFDEDLNYCYLNQEGRKIFINELRNKLETTVRHRQLNRNVSYKGYIRLECYKLIKHFIGDQVYSPLKAWW, translated from the coding sequence ATGCAAAAAACACTTTACATAACCTCAAATGGAAGACTCAGAAGAAAAGACAACACACTTTACTTTGAGACAGAGACTGAAAAGAGGTCAATTGACATCGAAAACATTGAACAAATTCATATCTTTGGTGAGGTTGATTTGAATACCAAGGCTTTGAATTATATCTCTCAATACGGCATAATTCTTCACTTTTACAACTATTATGGATTTTATGCAGGTAGCTTTATGCCGCGCAAGAAAAACGTTTCTGGAGATGTTGTTGTTCGGCAAGCACTTCATTATCTTGATAGGGAAAAGAGAATCTTCTTGGCATATTGTTTTGTCGAATCAGCAGTTTATCATATGATGAGAAATTTAAGAGAAAGAAAAGAAGCAGAGACTTTTTTGAATGCAATTGAAGATGAATGGGAAAATGGCAGGTTTAATATTTCAAGCATATCAGAGCTTATGGGGCTTGAGGGAAGAGTGAGGAATATTTACTATTCATCCTTCAATCAGTTTTTGCCGGAAGATTTCTATATGGAAAAGCGTGAAAAAAGACCACCGACAAATCCGATAAATGCTTTGATTTCATTTGGAAACAGCCTAATTTACAGCACAGTTTTAACAGAGATTTACCACACCCAGCTTGACCCGAGCATAAGTTTTTTACATGAACCAAGCGAAAAGAGGTTTTCACTCAGCCTTGACATCTCAGAGATTTTTAAGCCTCTTGTTGTAGATAGCGTAATTTTCAAACTTTTAAATAATCGCCAGATTACACTTGAACACTTCGATGAGGATTTGAATTATTGCTATTTAAATCAAGAGGGAAGAAAGATATTTATAAATGAGCTGAGGAACAAGCTTGAGACGACAGTTCGCCACAGACAGCTTAACAGAAATGTATCTTACAAAGGATATATAAGGCTTGAGTGTTATAAGCTTATAAAGCATTTTATAGGAGATCAAGTTTACTCACCTCTAAAAGCGTGGTGGTGA
- the cas8a1 gene encoding type I-B CRISPR-associated protein Cas8b1/Cst1 produces the protein MDKLILYPGNWLYNASVIGFLNVISRRLGEDVIESWLNEDGGLTIDKAIFDPVKIVKEDIPKSLVYYVEYLTEHEDIEEWLGKNSNSEKLKEYYDRMGEFGYKLVRAFNKLFSKNMPYQNLVQQGDRKEFITFLLNLFSVTNNKITYRCDFCGIERAIEPRETSKLEKRLFKFDLMHSSLLGASAGEFPNSFWNNSASLRICPICSYFIIHHHLALTQLEDGWEIFINAPSFQVMWYLNKYIKAINEKVKTDRVRRLLGMSVMEMALKTNIQLGKWTMMNIEVVSKLKIRIKGKKEYYKIGFYSLPHEVISLLLNRKISSILTEIGETSILNLVLSQNYERIMEIGEKVFKIALKKLSKESNKAKNDKSDEDDKFIAHYFQLVKEKSDLVKISQKLFELYLLIMEKTKKEALI, from the coding sequence AATGTTATTTCAAGGAGATTAGGTGAAGATGTAATTGAAAGTTGGTTAAATGAAGATGGTGGCTTAACTATAGATAAAGCAATTTTTGACCCTGTCAAAATAGTTAAAGAAGATATACCTAAATCTTTGGTTTACTATGTAGAGTATTTAACTGAACATGAAGATATTGAAGAGTGGTTGGGGAAAAATAGTAATAGTGAGAAGTTAAAAGAATATTATGATAGGATGGGTGAATTTGGATATAAACTTGTGAGAGCTTTTAATAAATTATTTTCGAAAAACATGCCCTACCAGAACTTAGTGCAACAAGGAGATAGAAAAGAATTTATAACTTTTTTACTAAATTTATTTTCTGTGACTAATAATAAAATTACTTATAGATGTGATTTTTGCGGAATTGAAAGAGCCATAGAACCAAGGGAAACCAGCAAACTAGAAAAAAGACTTTTCAAATTTGACTTAATGCATTCTTCATTATTAGGAGCTTCGGCAGGAGAATTTCCAAACTCATTCTGGAATAATAGTGCATCGTTAAGAATCTGTCCCATATGTTCATATTTTATCATTCATCATCATTTAGCGCTTACTCAACTTGAAGATGGTTGGGAAATTTTTATAAATGCCCCATCATTTCAAGTTATGTGGTATTTGAATAAGTATATCAAAGCTATTAACGAGAAAGTAAAAACAGATAGAGTAAGAAGGTTATTAGGAATGTCTGTAATGGAGATGGCATTAAAAACAAATATTCAGCTTGGGAAATGGACAATGATGAACATAGAAGTGGTTAGTAAATTAAAGATTAGGATTAAAGGAAAGAAAGAATATTATAAAATAGGGTTTTATAGCTTACCTCATGAGGTAATTTCATTACTTTTAAATCGCAAAATTTCAAGCATACTGACTGAAATCGGAGAAACAAGTATTTTAAATTTAGTTTTAAGTCAAAATTATGAAAGAATTATGGAAATTGGAGAAAAGGTTTTTAAGATAGCCTTGAAAAAACTATCAAAAGAAAGTAACAAAGCTAAAAATGACAAGTCAGATGAAGATGATAAGTTTATTGCTCATTATTTTCAGTTGGTTAAAGAAAAGAGTGATTTAGTAAAAATATCTCAAAAACTTTTTGAACTTTATTTATTGATAATGGAAAAAACAAAAAAGGAGGCTCTGATATGA
- a CDS encoding CRISPR-associated helicase/endonuclease Cas3, whose protein sequence is MSEIWAKSVNEKNNNKRVTLSNHVSDVLKVFEFFKKKFSDNQFILNAAEIAIFFHDLGKVLPSFQIKALGNIGYYPRDVVYEIPHSLFSVFWINIDKLKEKLNSEEYLNYIISAIAYHHWKDNFDEIISLENKQLKQVCEKVIYEWKDELKENLDKEFGKISSYDEYKELIDVNITWLKAILSHRLFVNLAVPPYKFDYHPLRGEVKKEWIFISGVLQRCDHFASWCEEEGIEEELGNVEIDAPEKENVTKIISRSIGDKAWQFKELEKCSEKNTILIAPTGYGKTEFAFLWSSGEKLFYTLPLRASVNNTFERAKNAFGCNKTGLLHSDADVYLLDKSSDETGSIKLCELAKQLSYPVIVSTGDQFFPYALRPPGFERIFVSLSYSRIAIDEIQAYSPKACAIIVKFLEWVYKMGGKFLLMTATMPKFVIDYLKDVIPDFCKKVNFVNIYEKEKDAFSKLYKHKIRLNLIETKDKQFDIPDEIIREVLQKAKDNKRVLVILNTVGFAQSVYDKLKNSADEQLKERIFLIHSRYTLKDRENKEFDYINNKFKNPKTEDVGKILVATQVVEASLDIDADILYTEMCPLDCLVQRMGRVLRRYFYKDGEVINKGNNNKFNLDKPFKAFEKEHSEVNVNVFIFNNNNLQSGGHRVYSRELIILSLAWLWKLKNTQNSLEELFNKITKQKFNNNEIEKLFTDEFTDLISNRQSSGKKSKKSKDENKESVYKYLLSNSDWLKTLDKMEIELSEYDKYILVTLFYSSLKEDGDYLKDFYNTLYILNSGLMSERKVEAERIFRDISDVQIITKNKFEDFKKDTEEFIKSVEHDDKNKRLLFTQFKKSVLSKYVVMYFYSANFELAYKKLIAEVEMDNKWKQRFKRWLSGIYLSDKHDYNYDKGLIKINDEDKEGR, encoded by the coding sequence ATGAGTGAAATTTGGGCAAAGTCAGTGAATGAGAAAAATAATAACAAAAGAGTTACTTTATCAAATCATGTCTCTGATGTGCTAAAGGTTTTTGAGTTTTTTAAAAAGAAATTTTCAGATAATCAATTTATCTTGAATGCGGCTGAAATTGCAATATTTTTTCATGATTTAGGGAAAGTGTTGCCATCTTTTCAAATAAAAGCTTTAGGTAATATTGGATATTATCCAAGGGATGTAGTTTATGAAATTCCACATTCATTATTTTCTGTTTTTTGGATTAATATAGACAAACTAAAGGAAAAGTTAAATAGTGAAGAATATTTAAATTATATAATTTCAGCAATTGCGTACCACCATTGGAAAGATAATTTTGACGAAATAATTTCTTTAGAGAATAAGCAATTGAAACAGGTGTGTGAAAAGGTAATTTATGAATGGAAAGATGAATTAAAGGAAAATCTTGACAAAGAATTTGGTAAAATTTCAAGTTATGATGAATATAAAGAATTAATTGATGTTAATATAACATGGCTAAAAGCTATTTTAAGTCATAGACTTTTTGTAAATTTAGCAGTGCCTCCATACAAATTTGACTATCATCCACTCAGGGGTGAAGTCAAAAAAGAATGGATTTTTATATCGGGAGTTTTGCAACGCTGTGACCATTTTGCTTCGTGGTGTGAAGAAGAGGGAATAGAAGAGGAATTAGGAAATGTTGAAATTGATGCTCCAGAGAAAGAAAATGTAACTAAAATTATTTCAAGAAGTATTGGAGATAAAGCTTGGCAATTCAAAGAATTAGAGAAGTGTTCAGAAAAAAACACTATTCTAATAGCACCAACAGGCTATGGCAAAACAGAGTTTGCGTTTTTATGGTCATCAGGAGAAAAGCTTTTTTACACTTTACCACTAAGAGCCTCAGTAAATAACACTTTTGAAAGAGCTAAAAATGCATTTGGGTGTAATAAGACAGGGCTTTTGCATTCGGATGCTGATGTATATTTGCTGGATAAAAGTTCTGATGAAACTGGTTCAATAAAGTTGTGTGAACTTGCAAAACAACTATCATATCCTGTAATAGTCTCAACAGGCGACCAGTTTTTCCCATATGCATTGAGGCCTCCTGGATTTGAAAGGATATTTGTTTCTCTTTCCTATTCACGAATTGCAATTGATGAGATACAGGCATATTCACCAAAAGCCTGCGCTATAATTGTAAAATTTTTAGAATGGGTATATAAAATGGGTGGCAAATTTCTTTTAATGACTGCTACTATGCCAAAGTTTGTAATAGATTATTTAAAAGATGTAATTCCTGACTTTTGTAAAAAGGTAAATTTTGTAAACATTTATGAAAAAGAAAAAGATGCATTCAGTAAACTTTACAAACACAAGATAAGATTGAACTTAATTGAAACAAAAGATAAACAATTTGATATTCCTGATGAAATAATTAGAGAGGTTTTACAAAAAGCAAAAGATAACAAAAGAGTGCTTGTAATATTGAATACTGTAGGTTTTGCGCAGAGTGTGTATGATAAATTGAAAAATAGTGCAGATGAACAATTGAAAGAAAGAATTTTTCTTATTCATTCCAGATATACGTTAAAAGATAGAGAAAATAAAGAATTTGACTATATAAACAACAAGTTTAAGAATCCTAAAACCGAAGATGTTGGCAAAATACTTGTTGCAACCCAAGTAGTTGAGGCTTCTCTAGACATTGATGCTGATATTTTATATACAGAAATGTGTCCTCTTGATTGTCTGGTACAAAGAATGGGGAGAGTTTTAAGAAGATATTTTTATAAAGATGGAGAAGTTATTAATAAAGGTAACAACAATAAGTTTAATTTAGATAAACCATTTAAAGCTTTTGAAAAAGAACATAGTGAAGTAAATGTAAATGTATTTATATTTAACAATAATAATTTACAATCTGGGGGACACAGAGTTTATTCAAGAGAACTTATTATACTTTCACTTGCATGGTTATGGAAGCTAAAGAATACCCAAAATAGTTTGGAGGAATTATTTAATAAGATTACTAAACAAAAATTTAATAATAATGAAATTGAAAAACTTTTTACAGATGAATTTACTGATTTGATTTCAAATAGGCAAAGCAGTGGCAAGAAAAGTAAAAAGAGTAAAGATGAGAATAAAGAAAGTGTTTATAAGTATCTCCTTTCTAATTCCGATTGGTTGAAAACATTAGATAAAATGGAAATTGAATTGTCAGAATATGATAAGTACATTTTGGTAACATTGTTTTATTCGAGCCTGAAAGAAGATGGTGATTATTTAAAAGACTTTTACAATACGCTTTATATTTTGAACAGTGGCTTAATGTCTGAAAGAAAGGTTGAAGCAGAAAGAATATTCAGAGATATTTCTGACGTGCAAATTATTACTAAAAACAAGTTTGAAGATTTTAAGAAGGATACTGAAGAATTTATAAAGTCAGTAGAGCATGATGATAAAAATAAAAGATTGCTCTTTACACAATTTAAGAAAAGTGTGTTATCTAAATATGTTGTTATGTATTTTTATTCAGCAAACTTCGAATTAGCTTATAAAAAACTTATAGCCGAGGTTGAAATGGATAATAAATGGAAACAAAGATTTAAGCGATGGTTATCAGGTATATATTTGAGTGATAAACATGACTACAACTATGACAAAGGACTAATAAAGATTAATGACGAAGATAAAGAAGGAAGATAA
- the istB gene encoding IS21-like element ISCsa9 family helper ATPase IstB: MNDLLLGKLKDLKLSGIIKSFDLRVEEAIKNNFSYQEFFEILINDEVSNRRINSNQKRISKAKFPWHKTLEEYNFNYQPSINKRFIYNLATCEFVRKRENVAFIGPPGTGKTHLAIAIGLKAVALGYRVLFTTANEMLEELYISRADNSYQQKLKNYVNVDLLIIDELGLRKFNQSSVDDFYEIISKRYERGSIIITTNKVFEEWPRIFYDPVLATAILDRFVHHCHFVVIKGESYRMKQREGAIKALTYDSKNDSNQLNNDN, encoded by the coding sequence ATGAATGATCTTTTGTTGGGGAAGTTAAAGGATTTGAAATTATCCGGGATAATAAAAAGTTTTGATTTAAGAGTAGAGGAAGCTATTAAGAATAACTTTTCATATCAAGAGTTTTTTGAGATATTGATAAATGATGAAGTGAGTAACAGGAGAATAAACAGTAATCAAAAGAGGATAAGCAAAGCGAAGTTTCCATGGCACAAGACGTTAGAAGAATACAATTTTAATTATCAGCCTTCAATTAATAAAAGGTTTATATACAATTTGGCGACCTGTGAATTTGTCCGAAAAAGGGAGAATGTGGCCTTCATAGGACCACCAGGGACAGGGAAGACACATCTTGCAATAGCGATAGGACTTAAAGCTGTAGCACTTGGATATAGAGTTTTGTTTACCACAGCAAATGAGATGTTAGAAGAGTTGTATATTTCAAGAGCGGATAATTCGTATCAACAAAAGCTAAAAAACTATGTTAATGTGGATTTGTTAATAATAGATGAGCTGGGCTTAAGGAAATTTAATCAAAGCAGTGTAGATGATTTTTATGAGATAATATCAAAGAGGTATGAGAGAGGATCGATAATAATAACCACAAACAAAGTATTTGAAGAGTGGCCGAGGATATTTTATGATCCAGTTTTAGCGACAGCGATTTTAGATAGATTTGTACATCACTGTCATTTTGTAGTTATCAAAGGTGAAAGTTATAGGATGAAGCAAAGGGAGGGTGCTATAAAAGCTTTAACATATGATTCCAAGAATGACTCAAATCAGTTAAATAATGATAATTAA